The Streptomyces sp. ICC1 DNA window GCCAGGCCGCCGGCCCAGGCGACATCGGGCCGGCCCGCGGCCAGTCCGGCGAACAGGGCGGCGGGCGGCACGAGGTAGACGAGGGCCAGCCCGGCCACCGTCCCGGCCAGGAGCGCGGGCTGGTGGCGCAGTTGCGCGTAGGCGCTGCGCGAGACCATCCGCCACAGGTCCGCGAGGGAGGTGTACGGGCGCACGCTGTCCACCCGCTCCGCGAGGCCGAGCCAGATCCGCCCGCCGGTGCGCTGGACCGCGCGGGCGAGCGAGACGTCGTCGATGACCGCCTGGCGGATCGAGTCCGGCACCCCGGCCCGCACGGCCGCCCCGGTGCGCAACAGGACGCACCCGCCGGCGGCGGCCGCGGTGCGGGAGCCCGGACGGTTGATCCAGCGGAAGGGGTAGAGCTGCGCGAAGAAGTACACGAAAGCGGGGACGATCAGCCGCTCCCAGACGCCGACGGCACGCAGCCGGGCCATCTGCGAGACGAGGTCGAGGCCGGCCGTCGTCGCGGCGGCGACCAGCTCGCGCAGGCTGTCGGGCTCGTGGGCGATGTCGGCGTCGGTGAGGAGGAGGAAGTCGGGCTCGGCGGGAGCGCCGCCGGGGGAGGTGTGCGCGGTACGGGCGTACTCGATGCCGTGGCGCAGCGCCCAGAGCTTGCCGGTCCAGCCGGGGCCGGGCTCGCCGGGGGAGACGACGGTCAGGGGGAGCCCGGGATGCGCGAGCGCGAGCCGCCGGGCGAGGTCGGCCGTGCCGTCCGTGCTCCCGTCGTCCACGAGGACGACCTCGGCCTCGCCGGGATAGTCCTGCGCGAGCAGCGAGGGCAGGCTCAGCGGCAGCACCTGCGCCTCGTCCCTGGCCGGGACGATGATCGCGACGGACGGCCAGTGCGCGGGTGCGTGCCGGGGCGGCAGCCGGGTGTCGGTCCGCCAGAACATGCCCTGGCCGAAGGTGAGCCAGAGCCAGACGACGAGCGCCGCGCAGGCCGCGGCGAGGAGGAGACCCATTCCGGCAGTGTGCCGGGAACGGCCGGGCGTGCGGTGCCGGGAATCGCCGGACGTGACGTGTCGGAACACCGCTGTCCTCGGCTGTCCTCGGCTGTCTGCGGCCGTCTTCGGCCGTCTTCGGCGCGCGGGTGCGCGGAGCCCGCGGTGCCGCCGCCCCGGGCCGGGTCGGGGCATCGATTAAGGT harbors:
- a CDS encoding glycosyltransferase codes for the protein MGLLLAAACAALVVWLWLTFGQGMFWRTDTRLPPRHAPAHWPSVAIIVPARDEAQVLPLSLPSLLAQDYPGEAEVVLVDDGSTDGTADLARRLALAHPGLPLTVVSPGEPGPGWTGKLWALRHGIEYARTAHTSPGGAPAEPDFLLLTDADIAHEPDSLRELVAAATTAGLDLVSQMARLRAVGVWERLIVPAFVYFFAQLYPFRWINRPGSRTAAAAGGCVLLRTGAAVRAGVPDSIRQAVIDDVSLARAVQRTGGRIWLGLAERVDSVRPYTSLADLWRMVSRSAYAQLRHQPALLAGTVAGLALVYLVPPAALFAGLAAGRPDVAWAGGLAWLLMTATYVPMLRYYRQPLALAPLLPLTALLYLLMTLDSAVQHYRGRGAAWKGRTYARPGDA